A genomic stretch from Pirellulales bacterium includes:
- a CDS encoding helix-turn-helix domain-containing protein, with product MAVAIYKQSPAPEQPPLLVDSKTAARMLSICTKTLWQMTREGELPCLRVGRRTLYSPAKLQAWIDTQATANTPADKGGAR from the coding sequence ATGGCAGTTGCGATTTACAAGCAATCCCCCGCCCCCGAACAACCCCCACTCTTGGTGGATTCCAAGACAGCGGCGCGAATGCTTAGCATTTGCACAAAAACCCTCTGGCAAATGACCCGAGAGGGGGAGTTGCCCTGCCTACGGGTGGGGCGGCGAACGCTCTACAGCCCCGCGAAACTGCAAGCCTGGATCGACACCCAGGCAACCGCGAACACCCCGGCGGACAAAGGGGGTGCGCGATGA